Proteins co-encoded in one Uloborus diversus isolate 005 chromosome 9, Udiv.v.3.1, whole genome shotgun sequence genomic window:
- the LOC129229499 gene encoding LOW QUALITY PROTEIN: pre-mRNA 3'-end-processing factor FIP1-like (The sequence of the model RefSeq protein was modified relative to this genomic sequence to represent the inferred CDS: deleted 2 bases in 2 codons) produces the protein MMLGYMAITIQKSNAKEEINAIFDRATEEVVVPGEENIVTTNGDIKADVIENEEASNDAEEAKVQQNEEEKDSDDDEDSDDDVQVTIGDIKPASTTYPYGGTPVNLNIKRGATFAGNAAVGSIGKTKGIDLDTVGMINGVSMYEFNLDTIEDKPWRKPGADITDYFNYGFNEDTWKAYCEKQRKMRLDNNVVPKALTVTPGKDQQIPIATVNENSKYSGMGLGMGVKKAGPPPGRRMSGSIDVICGANSSRRSGNSKENVIQVIGRDVYDSSLPPGMPPTHIPPPFIPPNLSVPPPGMTPGIPPPSIPPPPGTMPGHVPYPDLYGNPIFSQPPPPVPGVSTDSNSQYDEQYFTGSSSRHYDGNSESQHSWANSPHRERDRDRDRERERDRDRNRDRSRDKEREHYWDERSRDRSSGRLPGQEDDYKRREREEYDRRRYRDYRERRDKDRYEREYDRDYDREHYDREREKDSRERDRERRHRDHKERGEDRHKEKSRRRHHEEEEHHSSRHKHKKSKREKEETSNPAQEGSESTQAENETEEK, from the exons ATGATGCTTGGTTATATGGCGATAACAATCCAGAAGAGCAACGCAAAAGAAGAAATCAATGCTATTTTTGATAGAGCTACAGAAGAAGTTGTTGTTCCAGGCGAAGAAAATATTGTAACGACAAATGGCGACATTAAA gCTGATGTTATTGAAAATGAAGAAGCAAGCAATGACGCTGAGGAAGCTAAAGTTCAgcaaaatgaagaagaaaaggaTTCTGATGACGATGAAGATTCAGATGATGATGTTcaa GTCACAATAGGTGATATAAAACCAGCATCTACTACTTACCCATATGGAGGAACTCCTGTGAATCTAAATATCAAAAGAGGAGCTACATTTGCTGGCAATGCAGCTGTGGGCTCTATCGGCAAAACCAAAGGCATCGACCTCGACACTGTGGGAATGATAAATGGCGTTTCGATGTATGAATTTAATTTAGACACAATTGAAGATAAGCCATGGAGAAAACCTGGTGCGGACATCACAGATTATTTCAACTATGGCTTCAACGAAGATACCTGGAAAGCTTACTGTGAGAAGCAGAGGAAAATGAGATTGGATAACAATGTAGTGCCAAAA gctcTAACAGTTACACCTGGAAAGGATCAACAAATTCCCATAGCCACAGTAAATGAAAACAGTAAATATTCCGGAATGGGATTGGGAATGGGCGTTAAGAAAGCTGGCCCACCTCCTGGGAGGAGAATGTCCGGAAGCATTGATGTTATCTGTGGAGCAAATAGCTCTAGACGGTCTGGAAATTCTAAAGAAAATGTCATTCAG GTAATTGGCAGAGATGTCTATGACAGCTCCCTGCCGCCGGGAATGCCTCCAACTCACATTCCTCCTCCGTTCATTCCTCCAAATCTGTCGGTGCCACCGCCAGGGATGACTCCAGGAATACCTCCCCCCAGCATC CCCCCTCCACCCGGCACCATGCCTGGTCATGTGCCGTATCCCGACCTCTACGGAAATCCCATCTTCTCCCAACCACCCCCTCCTGTGCCGGGAGTAAGTACAGATTCCAATTCACAGTACGATGAACAGTACTTCACGGGAAGCTCCTCTCGCCACTACGACGGAAACTCCGAGTCCCAGCACAGCTGGGCCAATTCTCCCCATCGCGAGAGGGATAGGGATCGGGACAGGGAGAGGGAACGAGACCGGGATCGGAACCGAGATCGCTCTCGCGATAAGGAGAGAGAACACTATTGGGACGAGAGGAGCCGGGACAGGTCTTCGGGACGCCTCCCTGGCCAGGAAGATGATTACAAGAGGCGG GAGAGGGAGGAGTATGACAGAAGACGGTACAGGGACTACCGGGAGAGGAGGGATAAGGATCGCTACGAGAGGGAATACGACCGAGATTACGATCGGGAACACTACGACAGAGAGAGGGAGAAGGACAGCAGAGAACGTGATCGAGAGAGGCGTCACCGAGATCACAAGGAGAGGGGAGAGGATCGCCACAAGGAGAAATCTCGGAGGCGCCATCATGAGGAGGAAGAGCATCATTCGTCTCGCCACAAACACAAGAAgtcaaagagagagaaagaggaaaCTAGCAATCCCGCCCAAGAAGGTTCCGAGTCAACCCAAGCtgaaaatgaaactgaagaaaaatag